Proteins encoded in a region of the Streptacidiphilus rugosus AM-16 genome:
- a CDS encoding zinc metalloprotease produces MPDRPAAMEPAESSGPAVPEQQLAFHRLTFLPEGDEVTVGRPDQDTYVVLPADGAALLHRLVEGRTCAQAAQWYLEAYGQPVDIADFVADLGELGFLRGPDEADTAQSVPVRWKRLGRAVFSPVGAAAYLALITAWVGATIRTPALVPSYRHLFFTHYMSVLMVSMFLAQMPLVLLHEAAHALAGRRLGLNSRLSIGRRLHYVVFLTTLDGLVGVPRRKRFLPILAGILTDIGVLAALTLVAAGTYRSDGSLPLVGSVALAMAYLTVLRLLWQCWFFLQTDAYFLVVTVLGCVDLQTTAKQLLSNRWHALLGRPHRFDPERWHPRDRSVARWYSLLIVAGYGFLLATLGFGLVPTAFKVFATVLDRLAGHGSVGTAGIADSALVLLLSVGEIAVAFGLYLRERRTQRVAGAAGAASSPS; encoded by the coding sequence ATGCCAGACCGGCCCGCGGCAATGGAGCCCGCCGAGTCGTCAGGACCGGCGGTACCCGAGCAGCAGCTCGCCTTCCACCGACTGACCTTCCTGCCCGAAGGTGACGAGGTGACCGTCGGGCGTCCCGACCAGGACACTTACGTCGTGCTGCCCGCCGACGGTGCTGCGCTGCTGCACCGGCTCGTCGAGGGCCGCACCTGTGCGCAGGCCGCCCAGTGGTACCTGGAGGCGTACGGGCAGCCAGTCGACATCGCGGATTTCGTCGCGGACCTCGGCGAACTGGGCTTCCTACGGGGTCCGGACGAGGCTGATACGGCGCAGAGTGTCCCGGTGCGCTGGAAACGCCTGGGCCGGGCCGTGTTCTCGCCGGTTGGCGCAGCCGCATACCTCGCGCTGATCACCGCCTGGGTGGGCGCTACGATACGCACCCCCGCTCTCGTGCCGAGCTACCGTCACCTGTTCTTCACCCACTACATGTCGGTACTGATGGTGTCGATGTTCCTCGCCCAGATGCCGCTGGTCCTCCTCCATGAGGCCGCGCACGCGCTGGCGGGGCGCCGGCTAGGCCTGAATTCGCGGCTGTCGATCGGACGCCGCCTGCACTACGTGGTCTTCCTGACGACATTGGACGGGCTGGTGGGGGTTCCGCGCCGAAAGCGGTTCCTGCCGATTCTGGCCGGGATCCTCACCGATATCGGCGTCCTCGCGGCGCTCACCTTGGTGGCAGCCGGCACCTACCGCAGCGACGGCTCGTTACCTCTTGTCGGCAGCGTCGCCCTGGCCATGGCGTATCTGACAGTGCTGCGGCTGCTGTGGCAATGCTGGTTCTTCTTGCAGACCGACGCGTACTTCCTGGTGGTCACGGTGCTGGGCTGCGTCGACCTGCAGACCACGGCCAAGCAGTTACTGTCCAATCGCTGGCATGCGCTACTGGGGCGGCCGCACCGCTTCGACCCGGAACGCTGGCATCCGCGGGACCGGTCGGTCGCACGCTGGTACTCACTCCTGATCGTGGCCGGATACGGCTTTCTGCTGGCCACGTTGGGGTTCGGCCTGGTCCCCACGGCGTTCAAGGTGTTCGCGACGGTGTTGGACCGGCTGGCCGGCCACGGGTCCGTCGGCACCGCGGGGATCGCCGACAGCGCGCTGGTCCTGCTGTTGAGTGTCGGGGAGATCGCTGTCGCCTTCGGCCTCTACCTGCGTGAGCGACGCACCCAGCGGGTTGCCGGCGCCGCCGGCGCCGCTTCATCCCCATCCTGA
- a CDS encoding helix-turn-helix domain-containing protein: protein MVEEGWPMGSLFEELEAREAAARVRVEELEAELAELAGKLELAREGLERLRIARETVAEVLAEMTPERLAVAAAGPPIPGERVASAYAGAERQVIGVLTVPNWQPGMGAEVLPRVYRDILEVVADAPGPVRAKQIVPRIGLPAETGKIEGTRSKLKRLVERGWLDEDNPGMFTPARRRTGRTPNSR from the coding sequence ATGGTGGAGGAGGGGTGGCCGATGGGCTCGCTTTTCGAGGAGTTGGAAGCGCGCGAGGCAGCCGCGCGGGTTCGGGTGGAGGAGTTGGAAGCCGAGCTCGCTGAGCTTGCCGGGAAGCTGGAGCTGGCCCGGGAGGGCTTGGAGCGGTTGCGGATCGCTCGCGAGACGGTCGCCGAAGTGCTCGCGGAGATGACTCCGGAGAGGTTGGCGGTTGCCGCCGCCGGCCCGCCGATCCCGGGTGAACGGGTGGCGTCGGCGTATGCGGGAGCCGAGCGGCAGGTCATCGGGGTGCTGACGGTGCCGAACTGGCAGCCCGGGATGGGGGCGGAGGTCCTGCCGCGGGTGTATCGGGACATTCTGGAGGTGGTGGCGGACGCGCCGGGGCCGGTCCGCGCCAAGCAGATCGTGCCCAGGATCGGGCTCCCGGCCGAGACCGGGAAGATCGAGGGCACCCGGTCGAAGCTGAAGCGGCTGGTGGAGCGGGGCTGGCTGGACGAGGACAACCCGGGCATGTTCACTCCAGCCCGTCGCCGAACGGGACGGACGCCCAACTCCCGTTAA
- a CDS encoding HAD family hydrolase — protein MPATVPAAPPKAVLTDFAGVLTTNVFVSFRAYSARVVGDPFTVESLLLEDAGVHQALVDHECGRLSQARFEDRLAAALRARGADVEAEGLLAAINADIRPDERMVKAVSRLHAAGVPVALVSNAIGDELYRGVDLAALCDVVVVSREVGERKPGSRIYAIACERLGVAPENCLMIDDLRPNLDGAARLGIRGLHHVDSQATVHVLEQLFPRAFG, from the coding sequence ATGCCTGCTACCGTTCCCGCCGCGCCGCCGAAGGCCGTGCTCACGGACTTCGCCGGGGTGCTCACCACCAACGTCTTCGTCTCGTTTCGGGCCTACTCAGCGCGCGTAGTGGGCGACCCGTTCACGGTGGAGTCGTTGCTGTTGGAGGACGCCGGCGTCCACCAGGCGCTGGTCGATCACGAGTGCGGACGACTCTCGCAGGCGCGCTTCGAGGACCGCCTTGCGGCCGCCCTTCGGGCTCGTGGGGCCGACGTGGAGGCGGAGGGCCTGCTGGCCGCGATCAACGCGGACATCCGGCCGGACGAGCGCATGGTGAAGGCGGTGAGCCGCCTGCATGCTGCGGGCGTGCCGGTGGCGCTGGTGTCCAACGCAATCGGCGACGAACTCTATCGGGGCGTCGACCTCGCAGCCCTGTGCGATGTCGTGGTTGTCTCCAGGGAGGTCGGTGAGCGCAAGCCCGGCAGCCGCATATACGCGATCGCGTGCGAGCGCCTGGGCGTTGCACCGGAGAACTGCTTGATGATCGACGATCTCCGGCCGAACCTCGACGGTGCGGCTCGCCTGGGAATCCGAGGCCTCCACCACGTCGACAGCCAGGCGACGGTTCATGTCCTGGAGCAGCTCTTCCCGAGGGCATTTGGCTGA
- a CDS encoding DUF6368 family protein, with product MAEVDAATAVARAVGAEPRMGAVPPEWRRHGVCPPTRLPMESDVAGTYRCAKIPDMAGPVVSIALPDRLTDEVEAQLDSCLLNLVRPPLEHAKRGFWDLSVEPRHLGITESDRDGPRPFLLDVSGPGYEDGDHYDQGRFAEPESEYLPALLGFTPANMINVIAMCNGRVDHVATALLTAAITDVTGGTAIIELLDHQVDLARTLPGVLHVAPDTDDSGAFALGAGAFLRAFAATPNFRLLK from the coding sequence ATGGCCGAGGTCGACGCGGCCACGGCCGTGGCGAGGGCAGTCGGCGCGGAGCCGAGGATGGGTGCGGTTCCTCCTGAGTGGAGGCGGCATGGGGTCTGCCCCCCGACGCGGTTGCCAATGGAATCGGATGTCGCCGGGACCTATCGCTGTGCGAAGATCCCGGACATGGCAGGACCAGTAGTCAGTATCGCGCTTCCAGACCGTCTCACCGATGAGGTAGAGGCTCAGCTGGACTCCTGCCTGCTGAATCTGGTGCGCCCTCCTCTTGAGCATGCGAAGCGCGGGTTCTGGGATCTCTCCGTGGAGCCCCGCCACCTGGGGATCACTGAAAGCGATCGGGACGGCCCGCGCCCCTTCCTGCTGGATGTGTCCGGCCCCGGTTATGAGGACGGGGACCACTATGATCAAGGCCGGTTCGCTGAACCGGAGTCTGAGTATCTGCCTGCGCTGCTCGGCTTCACCCCCGCCAACATGATCAACGTCATCGCGATGTGCAACGGCAGGGTCGACCACGTGGCCACGGCCCTTCTGACAGCTGCGATCACGGATGTCACGGGTGGCACCGCGATCATCGAGCTCCTGGACCACCAGGTCGACCTCGCTCGAACGCTGCCGGGCGTGCTCCACGTAGCCCCCGACACAGACGATTCGGGAGCATTCGCTCTCGGCGCTGGCGCGTTCCTCCGTGCCTTCGCCGCGACGCCGAACTTCCGGCTCCTCAAGTAG
- a CDS encoding RimK family alpha-L-glutamate ligase → MSSPAVAFARQVFSPAESAATRVEPRAAEVWLLLGADLDQDFVSEQLGAAFQGAFGARCAVVRTGDLLPGVHDGRLTLHDLQWRPVPVPRVVYARLSTPRLSTDREVTLLRQLQTMGATLLNPIDAVLSCVNKFWHLQQLATAGIPVPDTYTYTVGGLAQAVTAGLPEPCVVKPIRGHRGRGVFLAPDVASLRELCDTDVGPHIFQDYVAHSHGRDLRVVVVDGTAVAAQVRTSADGSLTSNISRGGTSSLCTGTYPLGEELAVRAAEALGLTVAGVDLLFQADGTFTVCEVNANVAWRSHMPSVAPAIVEACAKRLTVELPAVQRH, encoded by the coding sequence GTGAGCAGTCCAGCCGTCGCCTTTGCGCGCCAGGTTTTCTCTCCCGCGGAGTCCGCGGCCACCAGGGTCGAGCCCAGGGCCGCAGAGGTGTGGCTCCTCCTCGGGGCCGATCTTGATCAAGACTTCGTCTCCGAGCAGCTCGGCGCAGCGTTCCAAGGGGCTTTTGGCGCCCGCTGTGCCGTGGTCAGAACCGGTGACCTGCTGCCCGGCGTGCACGACGGGAGGCTCACCCTGCACGACCTTCAGTGGCGGCCCGTGCCCGTACCGCGTGTCGTCTACGCAAGGTTGTCCACGCCCCGATTGTCCACCGACCGTGAGGTGACCCTGTTGCGGCAGTTGCAGACAATGGGCGCCACACTCCTCAATCCGATCGACGCCGTGCTGTCCTGTGTGAACAAGTTCTGGCATCTGCAACAGCTCGCCACGGCAGGGATCCCAGTGCCCGACACGTATACGTACACGGTCGGCGGCCTTGCTCAGGCGGTCACCGCGGGACTCCCGGAACCCTGCGTGGTCAAGCCCATCCGTGGCCACCGCGGCCGCGGCGTCTTCCTGGCCCCGGATGTCGCGTCACTGCGCGAGCTGTGCGACACCGACGTGGGCCCCCACATCTTCCAGGACTACGTCGCGCATTCCCATGGCCGTGACCTGCGGGTAGTGGTTGTCGACGGGACCGCGGTCGCAGCCCAGGTCCGCACCAGCGCCGACGGAAGCTTGACGTCCAACATCTCCCGCGGAGGAACTTCTTCCCTGTGCACGGGAACATATCCCCTGGGTGAAGAGCTCGCTGTCCGAGCGGCCGAGGCCCTCGGGCTGACTGTCGCCGGAGTCGATCTGCTCTTCCAGGCCGACGGAACGTTCACTGTCTGCGAGGTCAATGCCAATGTCGCGTGGCGGTCTCACATGCCCTCCGTCGCCCCTGCCATCGTTGAGGCCTGCGCCAAACGGCTCACCGTGGAGCTTCCCGCAGTCCAACGTCATTGA
- a CDS encoding FMN-dependent NADH-azoreductase has protein sequence MATLLHINSSPFPLMGSASRKVAETFVKTWSEQHPGGTVIHRDLAAVPLPHLDVHGITAAFSSPEQHTAQQQAAFALRAELVAELEAADAVLIGAPMHNLAIPSSLKAWLDHVIVMGRTAGAAQSAAGKPVVVVASRGGSYRPGTPREGFDFVQGYLEAVLGGMMGLKVDVIMPELTLARTDPAMSALVGLADESETQAHADAALSAKELAAALAQR, from the coding sequence ATGGCCACCCTGCTGCACATCAACTCCTCCCCGTTCCCTCTCATGGGCTCCGCCTCCCGCAAAGTCGCCGAGACGTTCGTGAAGACCTGGAGCGAGCAGCACCCGGGCGGGACGGTGATCCACCGCGACCTGGCCGCCGTTCCGCTGCCCCACCTCGACGTGCACGGCATCACGGCCGCCTTCAGCTCCCCCGAGCAGCACACTGCGCAGCAGCAGGCCGCGTTCGCGCTACGGGCGGAACTGGTCGCCGAACTCGAGGCCGCCGACGCGGTGCTGATCGGCGCCCCGATGCACAATCTCGCCATCCCCTCCTCCCTGAAGGCGTGGCTGGACCACGTCATTGTGATGGGCCGTACGGCGGGCGCCGCCCAATCGGCTGCGGGCAAGCCTGTGGTCGTGGTTGCCTCGCGTGGCGGCTCCTACCGGCCCGGCACCCCGCGTGAGGGGTTCGACTTCGTGCAGGGATACCTGGAGGCGGTGCTCGGCGGCATGATGGGCCTGAAGGTCGACGTGATCATGCCGGAACTCACCCTGGCCCGCACCGACCCGGCCATGTCCGCACTGGTCGGCCTTGCCGACGAATCTGAGACGCAAGCGCATGCTGACGCAGCCCTTTCCGCAAAGGAGCTGGCCGCCGCGCTGGCGCAGCGGTGA
- a CDS encoding tetratricopeptide repeat protein, whose translation MSAIRHVPLDADRHLVLLGARRADREACRTSLTLPAALIPPVSAHRRLRGPYTVAGTVLRALVPGALIRHPALVAAHEVEILTVAPELRAQVPATLETLTSLAVPEERTRFYSRWRTLRIAHGLMEFLNDLLVADGIEGRSLIVDDMDHADPTDTEFLAVLLRRMDPALLTLVVLGTEALLTPPAPDPLIEPDTPEGEDLCAQLHRCAHVMAPPQPSGQDRAASFDQDGQALQDWAARYVAADGTDDSPRAQSAYQQLGSVERRVLHDRRADELAALDEPSLLLGAIPYHREHGSDPLTTGVQALAHAMDTCMLLGFYDATVDFCVRGRALADWNEHPDVWWLFTSKMPTSLSALGRAQEAEAICDETRAHTTRPMIHIQMAYATAMLYTRHREPSRRDHQRALAWINEAIAMASLLPDPRLRAFNTVFHDNGLALIEAHRGRPHAALDLVTTGLAELDRALGPDEHHLHRSVLRYNRAQVLTGLGRLEEALAEYRAVIAVDPHYPEYHFDLGNLLRRMGREQEAMDSYETALRLGPPFPEVYYNRGDVKNQAGDIEGALSDFSHVLELDPAFVDAYVNRAGILLDRDDTDGAERDALAGLRREPGNPHLLAILGGVHAVRGEDAAARDVYTRALAVDPDLVAALCGRAAAAHGLGDVASAITDLRHAVELAPDDPEVRYNHAFALQNAGRWDAALAELDIAARLLPDDPDILNARALCQAESTAR comes from the coding sequence ATGTCCGCCATCCGGCACGTGCCGCTGGACGCCGACCGACACCTGGTCCTGCTGGGTGCGCGGCGAGCCGACCGCGAGGCCTGCAGGACCTCGCTGACGCTGCCCGCTGCCCTGATCCCGCCGGTCTCCGCGCACCGACGCCTGCGCGGGCCCTACACCGTCGCGGGCACCGTGCTGCGGGCCCTGGTGCCGGGCGCCTTGATCCGTCACCCGGCTCTGGTGGCCGCGCACGAGGTCGAGATCCTCACCGTCGCGCCGGAGCTCCGCGCCCAGGTGCCCGCCACGCTGGAGACGCTGACCTCACTGGCCGTACCCGAGGAACGCACCCGGTTCTACTCCAGGTGGCGGACCTTACGGATCGCACACGGACTGATGGAGTTCCTGAACGACCTACTGGTCGCCGACGGGATCGAGGGCCGTTCGCTGATCGTGGACGACATGGACCACGCCGATCCCACCGACACCGAGTTCCTGGCCGTCCTGCTGCGCCGCATGGATCCCGCACTGTTGACCTTGGTGGTACTGGGTACGGAGGCTCTGCTCACCCCGCCTGCTCCCGACCCGCTGATTGAGCCGGACACCCCTGAGGGCGAGGACCTCTGCGCCCAGCTGCACCGTTGCGCACACGTCATGGCGCCCCCGCAGCCGAGCGGGCAGGACCGCGCCGCCAGCTTCGACCAGGACGGACAGGCGTTGCAGGACTGGGCCGCACGCTACGTAGCCGCGGACGGAACCGACGACTCGCCCCGCGCACAGTCCGCGTACCAGCAACTCGGATCAGTGGAGCGGCGGGTTCTGCACGACCGGCGGGCCGACGAACTGGCAGCACTCGACGAGCCGTCACTGCTACTCGGCGCGATCCCCTACCACCGCGAGCACGGCAGCGACCCGCTCACCACAGGTGTGCAAGCCCTGGCTCACGCCATGGACACCTGCATGCTGCTCGGCTTCTACGACGCGACCGTCGACTTCTGCGTGCGGGGCCGCGCCCTCGCCGACTGGAACGAACACCCGGACGTGTGGTGGCTGTTCACGAGCAAGATGCCCACCTCGCTGTCCGCCCTCGGGCGGGCCCAGGAAGCCGAAGCAATCTGCGACGAGACCCGCGCGCACACCACCAGGCCCATGATCCACATTCAGATGGCCTACGCGACCGCGATGCTCTACACCCGGCACCGCGAACCGAGCCGCCGCGACCACCAACGCGCCCTGGCCTGGATCAACGAGGCGATCGCCATGGCCTCCCTGCTTCCGGACCCCAGGCTGCGCGCCTTCAACACCGTTTTCCACGACAACGGCCTCGCCCTCATCGAAGCACACCGCGGCCGCCCCCACGCCGCACTGGACCTGGTCACCACAGGCCTCGCCGAACTCGACCGCGCCCTCGGCCCCGACGAGCACCACCTGCACCGCTCCGTGCTGCGCTACAACAGGGCGCAGGTCCTGACGGGGCTCGGCCGACTTGAGGAAGCACTCGCGGAGTACCGCGCCGTGATCGCCGTCGACCCGCACTACCCCGAATACCATTTCGACCTCGGAAACCTGCTGCGCCGCATGGGCCGCGAGCAGGAAGCGATGGACTCCTACGAGACGGCGTTACGCCTCGGGCCTCCCTTCCCGGAGGTGTACTACAACCGCGGTGACGTCAAGAACCAGGCAGGCGACATCGAAGGAGCCCTGTCCGACTTCAGCCACGTCCTCGAACTCGACCCCGCCTTCGTCGACGCCTACGTCAACCGGGCCGGAATCCTCCTGGACCGGGACGACACCGACGGTGCCGAACGCGACGCGTTGGCAGGCCTGCGGCGAGAGCCGGGGAACCCCCACCTGCTGGCCATCCTCGGCGGCGTCCACGCGGTGCGCGGTGAGGACGCGGCAGCGCGGGACGTCTACACCCGCGCCCTGGCGGTCGACCCTGATCTGGTCGCGGCGCTGTGCGGGCGGGCGGCGGCCGCCCACGGGCTGGGCGACGTGGCGTCCGCCATCACCGACCTGCGCCACGCGGTCGAGCTGGCCCCCGACGACCCGGAGGTGCGCTACAACCACGCGTTCGCGCTACAGAACGCCGGCCGTTGGGACGCCGCGCTGGCCGAGCTCGACATCGCCGCCCGGCTGCTTCCCGACGATCCCGACATCCTGAACGCACGCGCGCTCTGCCAGGCCGAATCCACGGCACGCTAG
- a CDS encoding LLM class flavin-dependent oxidoreductase, whose translation MAASTSAIRVGTGGVMLPGHRPMIVAEQFGVLDALFPGRIDMGVGRSLGFTRAVREALGQRDEDFRGSSTS comes from the coding sequence GTGGCCGCGTCGACCTCGGCCATCCGGGTGGGCACCGGCGGGGTCATGCTTCCCGGACACCGTCCTATGATCGTCGCGGAGCAGTTCGGTGTCCTGGACGCGCTCTTCCCGGGGCGGATCGACATGGGCGTGGGCCGCTCACTGGGCTTCACCCGTGCGGTGCGAGAGGCTCTCGGGCAGCGGGATGAGGACTTCCGGGGTTCTA
- a CDS encoding LLM class flavin-dependent oxidoreductase, whose protein sequence is MATNTTWSEYSFKPCPYYCPHKGGCPHGTDSEAVDASTTLHDTVHLAQAAEQLGFHRFWVAEHHSVPGILGGCSSSEGSC, encoded by the coding sequence GTGGCAACTAACACCACTTGGAGTGAATATTCATTCAAACCGTGCCCCTACTACTGTCCACACAAGGGAGGCTGCCCGCATGGCACTGACAGCGAGGCCGTCGACGCATCGACCACGCTGCACGACACGGTCCACCTCGCCCAGGCCGCGGAGCAGCTCGGCTTCCACCGATTCTGGGTCGCCGAGCATCACAGCGTGCCCGGCATCCTCGGCGGGTGCAGTTCCTCTGAAGGGAGCTGTTGA
- a CDS encoding helix-turn-helix domain-containing protein, with product MVGLNPYNARVSSAWLYWRHALGSCRVGRSACQAQGTVAPPQTAGTRPLSLREPAKAERELGLALYRLRVERGLSLRALAKMLGYSAHSVFADVERAKRLPTESMVQSYEKCFNVEPNSLMALRREALRERAALLTDRFAVRSSGSLPPSAAGSAEQPTMLLGRLCAASHRHVGRFARLAGRMAGAVLRWARGRAARPSGRRRAPGGTGTEPGGVADDPTRDRRVTPFGRWQWPHVFFE from the coding sequence ATGGTGGGATTGAACCCGTACAACGCCAGGGTCAGCAGTGCCTGGCTCTACTGGCGTCACGCGCTCGGCTCCTGCCGTGTCGGCAGGAGCGCGTGCCAGGCGCAGGGCACGGTGGCACCGCCGCAAACGGCAGGAACACGTCCGCTGTCCCTGCGGGAGCCCGCCAAGGCAGAGCGGGAACTGGGATTGGCGCTGTACCGCTTACGCGTGGAGAGAGGCCTGTCCCTCAGAGCATTGGCGAAAATGCTGGGCTACAGCGCCCACAGCGTTTTCGCCGACGTGGAGAGGGCGAAACGACTTCCCACCGAGTCCATGGTCCAGTCCTACGAGAAGTGCTTCAACGTGGAGCCGAACTCCCTGATGGCGCTACGCCGGGAGGCACTGCGCGAACGGGCGGCGCTGCTCACCGATCGCTTTGCTGTGCGTTCGTCCGGGTCCCTGCCCCCTTCTGCTGCGGGCTCTGCCGAGCAGCCGACGATGCTTCTGGGCCGGCTGTGCGCTGCGAGTCACCGGCACGTCGGGCGCTTTGCCCGCCTTGCCGGGCGCATGGCGGGCGCCGTGCTGCGGTGGGCGCGGGGCCGGGCGGCGCGTCCGTCTGGGCGACGGCGCGCGCCCGGCGGGACGGGGACGGAACCCGGCGGCGTCGCTGACGACCCGACCCGCGATCGTCGAGTGACTCCGTTCGGGAGGTGGCAGTGGCCGCACGTGTTCTTCGAATGA